Within the Arthrobacter sp. UKPF54-2 genome, the region CGGGTTGACCGGCCGGAACACGGTTCCCATCTCGCCGGTGGCGAGGCCGCTGAGGCAGGCGTTGCCCGGCGCGCGGCGGTGCCGGAGCACCTCGTGGCCGTCGATCCAGCGCGGCGGCTGGAACGGCGCGGAGTCGGGAATCGGCACACCCTGGCTGCCGAGCCAGCGCAGGTAGGCGAGCCAGAGGCAGGCATTGGTGTCCGCCGCCACGCCCGAGTTGGCCCACTCGAGCGCCTCCAGCAGGCCGTCCACCGTATACAGCGTCATCTGCGTGTCGTCAGAGAAGTGACTGCCGCCGTCCAGCGCCGCGAAGTCGCGCAGCCCCTCGGGCCCGAAAGCGGCGCGGATCGCGTCGATCGTGTCGAATTCCACGGCGTAGCCCAGGGAATCGCCCAGCGCGCCGCCCAGCAGGCAGCCGTGGATGCGGGATTCGTGGGAGGGGGCGGGGGCCGCCGCGGGGGTCTCGGCGGCGGGGCTGCCGGGCTCAATACTCATGCCCTCAAATTTACCCCGGGGGACCGTCCGGTCCTCAATGCCCCGTCCGGTCCCGGTAGGGTGCTGTTGGTGTGGCGGACCAAGGCGCCAGCCGCAGGGACTGCGGACTCAACGAGGGGAGAGGGATGCGCGAACCAGCGTGGCGGAAGGCCGGCAGCACGCCTGACTACAGGTTTTCGCTGGCCAATGAGCGGACCTTCCTGGCCTGGATCAGGACCTCGCTGGCGCTGATCGCCGGGGCGCTCGCCATTGACCAGCTTGCCCCGAACATCGCGCCGGGTCCCGTTCGGATCATCATCTGCGTTGTGCTGGCGCTGATCGGGGCGGGGCTGGCGGCGCTTTCCTACCGGCGCTGGGGGCTGATGGAGGCGGCTATGCGGAACAACCGGGAGCTGCCGTTCTCCGGTGTCCTGTTGGTGATGACGGTGGGGGTGGCCGCCGCGGCGTTCATCCTGGCCGGCCTGATCCTGCTGGCCCGGTGAACCCTCCGGCGCACGTCCCGGCGCACCGCGATCCCGGGCTCCAGCCGGAGCGCACCTCCCTGGCCTGGCGGCGCACCCTGCTGGCGCTCGTCGTCGTGGACCTCCTGGTCTGGCGGAGCTGGGTGCGCGCCGGAACTGTCCCGCCGCCCTCCGGGGTCGACCTTACGGGGCTGAGCGCCCTCACGGCGATGGCCGCCACCGCCGTGCTGGCCGGCGTTGTGTTCGTCCGGGGCCGGGAGCTGCGCCGGGGCTCTGCGGCACCCCCGGCGCTCCTGATGCGGTACGCTGCCGCCGCTGTCATCGCGCTGGCCGGGAGCACGGTCGCCGCGCTGGCGCTGGGCCGCTAAGCTCGGACCCAGCCAACGTCCAGACTCCGCTGGCAGACTGCTGGCGGCCCCAGACCCCAAGCGAAGGATTCCGAGAACATGACCATGCCTGTGCCAGCCTCCGGGCCCGACGGCGCGCAGCCGTTCACCGTCCTCGACGACCGGCAGCCCGGCCTCCCCGCCCGGCTCGCCGCCGAGGCGCTCGGGACCCTGTTCGTCGTGGCCGTGGGCCTGGGCGTGCCGCTGTTCGCCGTACCGCAGTACAACCCGATGTCCGCGTCGTTGGCGGCCGGCCTGGCCCTCACCGCGGCCATGCTTGCTTTCGGTTACCTCTCCGGCGGCCACTACAACCCCGCCGTGACGCTGGGGAACCTGATCGCGGGGCGGATCCGGCCGGTCGAGGCCGCCGCCTACCTCGGGGCGCAGTTGGCAGGGGCCCTGCTGGGCGCGCTGACGCTGTTTGGCATCCTGCGCACCGTCCCAAAGCTCAACGGAACCCGCGCGGCCTTCGACACCGTGGCGGCCGGCTTTGACGCACGCTCGGTCATCCAGGCCCCGATGCCCGGCGTGCTGCTGGTCGAGGTTCTCGGCGCCGCGCTGCTTGTGGCGGTCTACCTTGGCACCACCGCGGGGCGCAACCCGGCCAGGGCTGCCGCGCCGTTCGCCGTCGGCCTGAGCATGGCCGTGCTGCTGCAGCTGGGCCAGAGCATCGGGAACGCCCCGTTCAACCCGGCCCGCGCGACGGCGTCCGCGCTGTTCAGCAGCCCCGACGCCCTGGGCCAGCTCTGGCTCTTCTGGGTGGCGCCGCTAGTCGGTGCCGCGGTGGCCGGCCTCGTGTTCCGTGGTTTTGCCCACACCTCCGCGCCGGCAGCTGCCGGTGTTGCGGCACCGGACGAGCGCGGCGCTGTCGCCGACGGCGACGACGTCGGTGACCTTGACGACCCGGCTGACCTTGGGAATCGCGGCGACACGGCGCCTGCCGCCCCGGCCCGAACGCACACTCCGGCCCCGGCGAAGGCCCCGGCCGACGAGGCCCGCGACTTCTTCGACAGGCCCACCCCGTAACGTGCGCCACCTCCGGCGCCGGGCCGCTGCGCAGTAGTGTCGGTGGCAGCCGCTAGCGTAGTGGCATGCGGTTATTGCACACCTCGGACTGGCATTTGGGCCGGTCATTCCACGGCGTCGGGATGCTTGACGCCCAGCGCGCCTTCGTCGACCAGCTCGTCGGCGTCGTCCGCGAACAATCGGTCGACGTCGTCCTGATTGCGGGCGACGTCTACGACCGTGCGCTGCCCGGCGTCGACGTCGTCGGCCTGCTCGACGACGCGCTGGTGCGGCTGAGCGGAGCCGGGGCGAAGGTGGTGCTGACCAGCGGGAACCACGACTCGGCCATCCGGCTCGGCTTTGCGTCCCGGCTGCTCGAACGCGGGGGAGTGCACCTGCGCACCCGGCTCGCCGAACTGGACACGCCGCTGCTCCTGCCACTGGCTGAGGACGCAGGCTCCAATGACGCCGGGTCCAATGACGCAGGCTCCGGGCCCGTGCTCGCCATCTACGGCATCCCCTGGCTGGAGCCGCGGCTGGTCGCCGCGCAGCTGGGCGTCGAGACCGCCAGCCACTTTGAGGTCACCCGCGCCGCCACCGGGCTGATCCGCGCCGATCTCGCGGCCCGGGCCCAGACCCGGACCGTGCATTCCGTGGTGCTGGCCCACACCTTCGCCAGCGGCGGCATCAGCTCGGACAGCGAACGTGACCTCAGCATCGGCGGGGTCGGCGCCGTGCCGCTGGATCTCTTCGACGGCTTCAGTTACACCGCCCTGGGCCACCTGCACGGCCGGCAGACGCTCTCGCCCACGGTCCGCTACTCCGGCTCGCCGCTGGCCTACTCGTTCTCGGAGGCGCAGCACCAGAAGGGCGGTTGGCTGATCGACGTCGACGCCACCGGCGTCACCGCTGTCACCGAGGTGCTCTGGGAAGCCCCGCGCCAGCTCGCCGTGCTGCGCGGCACCCTGGCGGAGCTGCTCGCCGCCGAGGAGTTCGGCTGGGCCGAGGGCGCCTACTGCCAGGTCACACTGACCGACGCGCAGCGCCCGGCCCAGGCGATGGAACAGCTGCGCGCGCGGTTCCCCGACACCCTCGTCCTGGGCTTCGACCCCCAAGGGGGCGAGGCCACCGCCAAGACCAGCTACAGCAGCAGGCTGGCCCAGGCCGGCGACGACCTCTCGATTTGCTGCGGCTTTCTGGAGCACGTCCGGGGCCGGAGCGCCGACGACGCCGAAACGGCCGTCCTGGCCGAAGCGCTCGAAGCCGTCCGACTGGAAGGGGTGTCCCGGTGAGGATCCACCGTCTGGAAATTTCCGCGTTCGGCCCCTTCGCCGGCACCGAGGTCATCGACTTTGACCGGCTCTCGGCGCACGGGCTGTTCCTGCTCAACGGCGCCACCGGGGCCGGGAAAACGAGCGTCCTGGACGCCATCTGCTTCGCCCTCTACGGCTCGGTCCCCGGCGCTCGGCAGGAGGGCAAGCGGCTGCGCAGCGACCATGCCGACGCCGCCGCCGAGCCGCGCGTGACCTGCGAGTTCTCCGCCAAGGGCCGCCACTTCGAAGTTTCGCGGACGCCGGCCTGGAACAAGCCCAGCGCCCGGGGCAAGAACGGGTTCACCGAGCAGAAGGCCAACACCCTGCTGCGCGAGCGGGTGGACGGCACATGGCTGGATAAGTCCGGCCGCAACGACGAGGCGGGGGCGGAGATCACCGCCCTGCTGGGCATGGACCGGGACCAGTTCACCAGGGTGGTGATGCTGCCGCAGGGGGACTTCGCGGCCTTCCTGCGCTCCAAGGCCTCCGACCGGCTGGACCTGCTCCAGAGCCTCTTCGGCACCGAGCGCTTCGAGTCGGTGGAACAGGAACTGGCGCGGCGGGCGGCGGCGGCCCGCGCCGAAGTGGAGAGCCTCAACAACCAGCTGATGCTCCTGCTGGCCCAGGCGGAGACCGAAACGGCGGGCCTCGGCCTCGCGCTGGACGGGGCCCCGGGCCGGGACGACGCCGACGGCCTGCTGGCCTGGCTCGGGGAAGCTGCCGCTGCTGCGGCCGGCGAACGGCAGGCCGCGGCGGCCGACGCCGAACGGCGCGGCGTCGAACTCGCCGCCCGGCTCGAGGGCATGGCGGCGCGCGCCGAGCGGCAGGCCAAACTCGCTGCGGCCCTACAGCGCCGGGCCGACGCTGACGCGGCAGCCCCCGGGCTGCGTGAGGCGGCGGAACGGCTGCAACGGCACCGGAAGGCCGAGGTCCTCGGAGGCCAGCTGCAGGCAGTGGACAGCGCCGAAGCGGCAGAGGAGGGCGCCGAGCTGGCCGCCGCCGCTGCGGCCTCGGAGCTGCGGGCCGCGGCCCTCACCGACCCGGAACTGGCGCCGCTGCAGGGTGCCGTGCCGGAGGTGCCTCCGGGCGACGGCGGGCCGGCCGCCGCTCCGCTCTTCGAGGGCACCGTGCTGCGGAGCGAACTTGGCCGGCTGCGCTCCCTCCGCGCCGTCCTGGAGGAACGGCTGCCGGACGAGGACCGGCTGGCAGCACTGACCACCCGCGGCGCCGAACTGCAGCTCAGCCTGGACCGGCTGCACACGGCACACCGCTCCGGCGCCGCGGCCCTGGACACCCTGCGGGCCGAATCCGCGGCCCTCGTGGCGGCCCTGGGGCCGCTGGAGGAACTGGCCGCGGAAGTCCAGCTGCGGACCAAGGAAGCCGCGGCTGCGGACGAGCTGGTCGCCATCGTGGGCCGCCACGCCGAGGCCGCGGCAAACTGCGCCGGAATCACCGAGCGGCACCGGCTGGCCCGTGACACGTACCAGGACCGCCGGCAGCACTGGCTGGACCTCCGGGAGGAGCGGCTCGCCAACGCCGCGGCGGAACTCGCCGCCCAGCTGCTGCCGGACGAGCCGTGTCCGGTCTGCGGCAGCGCCGAGCACCCGGCACCGGCGCCGGCCGCGGCCTCCGCCCTGGCCATCGCCGAAGCCGAGCAGACCGCGCAGGAGGACGCGGACGCGGCCGAGGCGGTGCTGGCGGCGCTCGAACACGAACTCGGCGATGCCCAGCAGAGCCTGGCCGTGCTGGCCGCGCAGGGCGGTGACACCGCGCCCGGCGTAGCCCGCAGCGACGCCGCCCTGGCCCGGGACCGTGCGGCCGAAGCCACCCGCGCCGCGGCGGAACTCGCCGCCACCCGGGCGCGGCGGGACGAGCTGGACGACGAGATCACGGCCGCGGAGCATGGCCAGACGGAGGCCGCCGCCGGGCTCGCCCAGACCGAAGCCACGCTCAGCGGGGTCCGCGCTCAGGCCGACGAACTTGAGGCGGCACTCGCGGGCCTGCGCTCCGGGCACCCGAGTCTTGGGACGCGCCTGAGCGCGGTCCGCGGCGCCACGGCCCTGCTTGAGCGCGCCGACGCCGCCGCGGGCAGCCTCGAACAGGCCCGGGCGCGGACCGCGGAGGCCCGCGCGCAGCTGGAGCAGGCCCTCCCGGCCGCCGGCTTTGAGTCCGCCGCCGCCGCGCGTTCGGTGCTGCTCCCGGCCCCCGACGCCGCCGGCCTGGAAGCCGCCATTCGCGCCGGGCAGGACGAGGCCGCCCGGCTCGAGGAACTCTTTGCCGGGGAGGAACTCTCCCTGGCCGCCCGCGAACAGGCGGCGGACGGCCCCGTGGACCCGGCCGTTCTCGCCGCGCTCCGCCAGGACACCGCCGCGGCGGCGCGCACCACGCGGGAGTCCGTGCTGGCGGCCGGGCTGGCCGGGAACTCGGTGCGGGCGCTCGGCCGGATTGCCGCCGACTACGCGGAACAAGCCGCTGCCGGCCGGGAGCCCCGGGAACGCGCTGCGCTGTGGACCGCCGTCGCCGAAGCCGCCCGCGGCGGCGGCGACAACACCTACCGCATGAGCCTGAACAGCTACGTCCTGGCCGCCCGGCTCGAACAGGTGGCGGCCGCGGCCTCGGACCGGCTGATCGGCATGAGCGACGGCCGGTACACCCTGCAGCACACCGACGCGCTGGCGGCCCGCCGGCAGAAGTCCGGACTCGGCCTGGAAGTCGTGGACCAGTGGACCGGCCAGCGCCGGGACACCGCCACGCTCTCCGGCGGGGAGTCCTTTATGGCCTCGCTGGCGTTGGCCCTGGGCCTCGCGGACGTGGTGCAGATGGAATCCGGCGGGGTGGACATCGAGACGCTCTTTGTCGACGAGGGCTTCGGCAGCCTGGACGAGCAGTCCCTGGAGCAGGTGATGGACGCCCTGGAGGGGCTCCGCGACGGCGGCCGGGTGGTGGGCCTGGTGAGCCACGTAGCGGAGATGAAACAGCGGATCACCACCCAGCTGCAGGTGGTCAAGGGCCGGAACGGGTCCACGCTGCATATCTCGGACGATGCCCCGGTCTGAGGGGCGCCGGCTCGGGTATAATTGGATGGTTACCGGGTCGCGCGCATCGGGAGGAGGGACGATGCGCACCATCGAACGAACCCGGATAAATGATCCTCTCCACGTCTTCCCAGGCGCCTGCCTCTGCGGCGCCCGCCTCCACTGAGGCAGAATCCACCGGCGCATCACTGGCCCCCCGCGGCGGCCGCTTTGCCCGTCTTCCCCTGCTGGCCGGCCGGAGCTTCATCCCGCTGGGTCTTTTCGCCCGCCTTCCGCTGGCCATGCTCACCGTCGGCGCCCTGACCCTCGTGACCGCTGTTACCGGCTCCTATGCCGTGGGCGGCGCCGCGGCCGGCGCCGTCGGCATCGGGTCGGCACTCGGCGCCCCCACGCTGGGGGCCCTGGCGGACCGGCTGGGCCAGCGCCCGGTCCTCCTTGTTTCGGCCGTCTTCAACACCCTGGCCGTCACCGCCCTGATCCTCGCCGTGTACCTCGTTCCGGCCGGCGGGGACCTGGCAGCCGCAGTGCCGGTGCTCGCCGCCGCCTTTGTGGCCGGCGCCAGCTGCCCGCAGGTCGGCCCGCTGGCCCGGGTCCGCTGGATGGCCCTGAGCTCCAGCCGCGGCGGGTCCGGACACGACCTGGACACCGCCCTGTCCTACGAGAGCACCGCGGACGAGTTGACCTTCGTGCTGGGGCCGGCCCTGGTGGGCATCCTGGCCAGCCTCATCAGCCCCTGGCTGCCGCTCGCCCTCGCCGCCGCGCTGACCCTGACCCTGGTCCCCGCCTTCGCCGTGCACCCGACGCACCGCGCCGTCCCGCGCACCCCTGCGCGGAGCCGGACGGCGTCGGCCGCTGAGCGGAAGCGGCGGACGGAACTGACGGCCGGGCAGCGTGCGGCCGGCTTCGCCGCCGTCGCGCTCCCGGTGCTGGCCATGGTCTGCATGGGAACGTTCTTCGGCGCGACGCAGACGTCCCTGAGTTCCTTCGCGGCCAGCTTCGCGACCGCGGAACTGGCCGGGCTGCTGTACGCGGTGATGGGGCTGAGCTCGGCCGCCGCGGCCCTGTCCGTGGCCTACTGGCCGCGGCGGTTCGGCGTCCACGCCCGCTGGCTTGCCTGCGCCGCCCTGATGGCCGGCCTCGCGGCCCTGCTGCTCCTGCCCTCGACGGCGCCGCCGATGATCCTGGTCCTCCTGGTCCTGGGCGT harbors:
- a CDS encoding YidH family protein is translated as MREPAWRKAGSTPDYRFSLANERTFLAWIRTSLALIAGALAIDQLAPNIAPGPVRIIICVVLALIGAGLAALSYRRWGLMEAAMRNNRELPFSGVLLVMTVGVAAAAFILAGLILLAR
- a CDS encoding DUF202 domain-containing protein, translated to MNPPAHVPAHRDPGLQPERTSLAWRRTLLALVVVDLLVWRSWVRAGTVPPPSGVDLTGLSALTAMAATAVLAGVVFVRGRELRRGSAAPPALLMRYAAAAVIALAGSTVAALALGR
- a CDS encoding MIP/aquaporin family protein translates to MTMPVPASGPDGAQPFTVLDDRQPGLPARLAAEALGTLFVVAVGLGVPLFAVPQYNPMSASLAAGLALTAAMLAFGYLSGGHYNPAVTLGNLIAGRIRPVEAAAYLGAQLAGALLGALTLFGILRTVPKLNGTRAAFDTVAAGFDARSVIQAPMPGVLLVEVLGAALLVAVYLGTTAGRNPARAAAPFAVGLSMAVLLQLGQSIGNAPFNPARATASALFSSPDALGQLWLFWVAPLVGAAVAGLVFRGFAHTSAPAAAGVAAPDERGAVADGDDVGDLDDPADLGNRGDTAPAAPARTHTPAPAKAPADEARDFFDRPTP
- a CDS encoding exonuclease SbcCD subunit D; translated protein: MRLLHTSDWHLGRSFHGVGMLDAQRAFVDQLVGVVREQSVDVVLIAGDVYDRALPGVDVVGLLDDALVRLSGAGAKVVLTSGNHDSAIRLGFASRLLERGGVHLRTRLAELDTPLLLPLAEDAGSNDAGSNDAGSGPVLAIYGIPWLEPRLVAAQLGVETASHFEVTRAATGLIRADLAARAQTRTVHSVVLAHTFASGGISSDSERDLSIGGVGAVPLDLFDGFSYTALGHLHGRQTLSPTVRYSGSPLAYSFSEAQHQKGGWLIDVDATGVTAVTEVLWEAPRQLAVLRGTLAELLAAEEFGWAEGAYCQVTLTDAQRPAQAMEQLRARFPDTLVLGFDPQGGEATAKTSYSSRLAQAGDDLSICCGFLEHVRGRSADDAETAVLAEALEAVRLEGVSR
- a CDS encoding AAA family ATPase, encoding MRIHRLEISAFGPFAGTEVIDFDRLSAHGLFLLNGATGAGKTSVLDAICFALYGSVPGARQEGKRLRSDHADAAAEPRVTCEFSAKGRHFEVSRTPAWNKPSARGKNGFTEQKANTLLRERVDGTWLDKSGRNDEAGAEITALLGMDRDQFTRVVMLPQGDFAAFLRSKASDRLDLLQSLFGTERFESVEQELARRAAAARAEVESLNNQLMLLLAQAETETAGLGLALDGAPGRDDADGLLAWLGEAAAAAAGERQAAAADAERRGVELAARLEGMAARAERQAKLAAALQRRADADAAAPGLREAAERLQRHRKAEVLGGQLQAVDSAEAAEEGAELAAAAAASELRAAALTDPELAPLQGAVPEVPPGDGGPAAAPLFEGTVLRSELGRLRSLRAVLEERLPDEDRLAALTTRGAELQLSLDRLHTAHRSGAAALDTLRAESAALVAALGPLEELAAEVQLRTKEAAAADELVAIVGRHAEAAANCAGITERHRLARDTYQDRRQHWLDLREERLANAAAELAAQLLPDEPCPVCGSAEHPAPAPAAASALAIAEAEQTAQEDADAAEAVLAALEHELGDAQQSLAVLAAQGGDTAPGVARSDAALARDRAAEATRAAAELAATRARRDELDDEITAAEHGQTEAAAGLAQTEATLSGVRAQADELEAALAGLRSGHPSLGTRLSAVRGATALLERADAAAGSLEQARARTAEARAQLEQALPAAGFESAAAARSVLLPAPDAAGLEAAIRAGQDEAARLEELFAGEELSLAAREQAADGPVDPAVLAALRQDTAAAARTTRESVLAAGLAGNSVRALGRIAADYAEQAAAGREPRERAALWTAVAEAARGGGDNTYRMSLNSYVLAARLEQVAAAASDRLIGMSDGRYTLQHTDALAARRQKSGLGLEVVDQWTGQRRDTATLSGGESFMASLALALGLADVVQMESGGVDIETLFVDEGFGSLDEQSLEQVMDALEGLRDGGRVVGLVSHVAEMKQRITTQLQVVKGRNGSTLHISDDAPV
- a CDS encoding MFS transporter, giving the protein MILSTSSQAPASAAPASTEAESTGASLAPRGGRFARLPLLAGRSFIPLGLFARLPLAMLTVGALTLVTAVTGSYAVGGAAAGAVGIGSALGAPTLGALADRLGQRPVLLVSAVFNTLAVTALILAVYLVPAGGDLAAAVPVLAAAFVAGASCPQVGPLARVRWMALSSSRGGSGHDLDTALSYESTADELTFVLGPALVGILASLISPWLPLALAAALTLTLVPAFAVHPTHRAVPRTPARSRTASAAERKRRTELTAGQRAAGFAAVALPVLAMVCMGTFFGATQTSLSSFAASFATAELAGLLYAVMGLSSAAAALSVAYWPRRFGVHARWLACAALMAGLAALLLLPSTAPPMILVLLVLGVPVGPLMVTVFAIGGLVAPADKLGTVMTALASGIVAGTALGSSVAGRLAQDFGYSAAFLVPVCAAAALFLLGAGAAVVLRRGTAAARA